One genomic window of Gossypium hirsutum isolate 1008001.06 chromosome D11, Gossypium_hirsutum_v2.1, whole genome shotgun sequence includes the following:
- the LOC121223449 gene encoding uncharacterized protein, giving the protein MLKLELPPLSSLILIFLLFLCPQSSISRTLPKRCGITQCGNVNISHPFRLKAQPPECGDCLFELDCEADINQLTFFRRYNKFQVHEIFYENSTLTVSYQNQVTGNCSLPPTGRFYEDFFFCEKLLFPAWLIDDESSPGVIEAQHSLEESNVPLFHRLPSNLLNSIQLPSEAFWATGGRPPFLLTISINYHYLENSVQLHLQASTIAKRMINKKLDL; this is encoded by the coding sequence ATGCTGAAACTAGAATTACCTCCATTATCAAGCCTCATCCTCATCTTCCTTCTGTTTCTATGTCCCCAATCTTCCATCTCCAGGACCCTGCCCAAGCGCTGCGGCATTACTCAGTGTGGAAACGTTAACATCAGCCACCCTTTTCGCTTAAAAGCTCAGCCGCCGGAGTGCGGCGACTGCCTCTTCGAACTCGACTGCGAAGCCGATATCAACCAACTCACGTTCTTCAGGCGATATAATAAATTCCAAGTCCATGAAATCTTTTATGAAAATTCAACACTTACAGTTTCGTATCAAAATCAGGTCACCGGTAATTGCTCTCTTCCACCGACCGGTCGGTTCTACGAAGATTTTTTCTTTTGTGAGAAGCTTCTCTTCCCGGCATGGCTCATTGACGATGAATCGTCGCCAGGTGTAATTGAAGCACAACACAGCTTGGAGGAGTCAAATGTGCCCCTTTTTCATAGACTACCATCAAATCTTCTCAATTCTATTCAATTACCAAGTGAGGCATTCTGGGCCACTGGTGGTCGCCCTCCGTTCTTGCTAACAATCTCCATTAATTACCACTACTTGGAGAATTCAGTTCAGCTTCATCTTCAAGCCTCAACCATAGCCAAGAGAATGATAAACAAAAAACTTGATTTATAA
- the LOC121223448 gene encoding LEAF RUST 10 DISEASE-RESISTANCEUS RECEPTOR-LIKE PROTEIN KINASE-like 2.3 encodes MPKPKPQLPIHGLVAAIVVLLQLPELCVAKTRNKYCNSTVCGNVTISYPFRLPTQPPNCGEPRFELDCDSNNRTVLSLNHGRFYVQKIWYEYSTIRAIDPNLAVDDCSLPRGSLLFWDKRPYPWVFPLSFMYVVNCTKAIKSSLYIDASRCPVNSSGSDPPPDSYVYFLGERTSPRDFDESCRIEATVPVMVQNISGFSTSDIYEKLLKPGFELSWSFGSKSQQASPIHALLGDLEYALQSYIDSFIHYLFKGPHIAHDSYYAPKSTYILCLQITGGFILARTLPGIICLIGLVIYKWRRRHLCADDTIEEFLERQKDLMPIRYSYREIEKMSNGFKDKLGEGGYGSVFKGKLRSGYFVAIKLLGKAKGNGQDFINEVATIGRIHHVNVAKLIGFCVEGSKQALVYDFMPNGSLDRIIFAKENKVDLSWKKMFDIALGVARGLDYLHQGCDMQILHFDIKPHNILLDENFTPKVADFGLAKRFSVDDSIVSLTAARGTIGYIAPELVYKNLGGISYKADVYSFGMLLMEIIGRRKNMNTSADHESQKYFPSWIYDRYYHGEDVDLGDVTDDEKIMVKKMVIIASWCVQVKPNDRPSMSKVLEMFETDVELLQMPPKPFQLPFEVATATQSYASTKDQPHDSSTDETSYLLYSSNEITVSIL; translated from the exons ATGCCAAAACCCAAACCACAGCTTCCAATCCATGGCCTCGTGGCCGCTATTGTTGTTTTACTTCAATTACCGGAACTTTGTGTGGCCAAAACCAGAAACAAATATTGCAACTCAACTGTTTGTGGAAATGTCACAATCAGCTACCCTTTTCGATTACCAACCCAACCTCCCAACTGCGGCGAACCTCGATTCGAACTCGACTGCGACAGCAACAACCGCACCGTTTTATCCTTAAACCATGGCAGATTCTACGTCCAAAAGATCTGGTACGAATACTCTACGATCCGAGCTATTGACCCAAACCTCGCTGTGGATGATTGTTCCCTTCCTCGCGGCTCCTTATTGTTCTGGGATAAAAGGCCGTATCCTTGGGTTTTCCCATTGAGTTTCATGTATGTAGTGAACTGCACAAAGGCGATTAAATCATCTTTGTATATTGATGCCTCGCGTTGCCCCGTTAACTCTTCCGGTTCCGATCCGCCACCAGATTCATACGTTTATTTTCTGGGTGAACGAACTTCGCCTCGAGATTTCGATGAGTCTTGCAGAATCGAAGCTACGGTTCCTGTTATGGTTCAGAATATAAGTGGCTTCTCTACTTCGGACATCTACGAGAAGCTGTTAAAGCCGGGGTTCGAATTGTCTTGGAGCTTCGGTTCCAAGTCGCAGCAGGCCAGTCCTATCCATGCCTT GTTAGGAGACTTGGAATATGCCTTGCAAAGTTACATTGACAGCTTCATCCATTACTTATTCAAAGGCCCCCATATTGCCCATGATTCATATTATGCACCTAAAA gTACTTATATTTTATGTCTTCAAATAACGG gaGGATTTATCTTAGCAAGGACTTTGCCCGGGATAATTTGCTTGATTGGACTTGTTATTTACAAATGGAGAAGAAGACATTTATGTGCGGATGATACGATCGAAGAGTTTCTTGAACGTCAAAAAGATTTGATGCCGATAAGGTATTCTTATCGAGAAATAGAGAAAATGAGTAATGGTTTTAAGGATAAATTAGGCGAAGGCGGTTATGGTTCGGTGTTTAAAGGAAAGCTTCGTAGTGGTTATTTTGTAGCAATAAAGTTATTGGGGAAGGCGAAAGGTAATGGCCAGGATTTCATCAATGAAGTTGCTACGATAGGGAGGATTCATCATGTTAATGTGGCGAAACTTATTGGATTTTGTGTTGAGGGATCAAAACAAGCTCTCGTTTATGATTTTATGCCGAATGGATCTCTAGATCGGATTATATTCGCAAAAGAAAATAAGGTTGACTTAAGTTGGAAAAAGATGTTTGATATTGCGCTTGGGGTGGCTCGAGGGCTCGACTACTTACATCAAGGATGTGACATGCAGATTTTACATTTTGATATCAAGCCGCACAATATTTTACTAGACGAGAACTTTACACCAAAAGTTGCTGATTTCGGTCTTGCTAAACGGTTTTCAGTAGATGATAGCATCGTATCTCTAACAGCAGCACGAGGTACTATAGGTTACATTGCTCCTGAATTGGTCTACAAAAACCTCGGAGGCATCTCATATAAAGCCGATGTTTACAGCTTCGGAATGTTATTAATGGAAATCATAGGAAGGAGGAAGAATATGAACACATCTGCCGATCACGAAAGCCAAAAATACTTCCCGTCATGGATTTACGATCGATATTATCATGGAGAAGATGTAGATTTGGGAGATGTTACGGATGACGAAAAGATTATGGTGAAGAAGATGGTGATAATAGCTTCTTGGTGTGTACAAGTAAAACCTAACGATCGTCCTTCGATGAGCAAAGTCTTGGAGATGTTCGAAACGGATGTCGAGCTCCTCCAAATGCCTCCAAAACCTTTTCAACTTCCCTTTGAAGTAGCAACGGCTACTCAATCCTATGCTTCAACCAAAGATCAACCCCATGATAGTTCAACTGATGAGACATCGTATTTACTCTATTCTTCAAATGAAATTACCGTAAGTATATTGTAA
- the LOC107886158 gene encoding LEAF RUST 10 DISEASE-RESISTANCEUS RECEPTOR-LIKE PROTEIN KINASE-like 2.3, producing the protein MPKPKPQLPIHGLVAAIVVLLQLPELCVAKTRNKYCNSTVCGNVTISYPFRLPTQPPNCGEPRFELDCDSNNRTVLSLNHGRFYVQNIWYEYSTIRAIDPNLAVDDCSLPRGSLLFWDKGPYSSVFPLSLMYVVNCTKAIKSSLYIDASRCPVNSSGSDPPPDSYVYFLGERTSPRDFDESCRIEATVPVIVQDISGFSTSDIYEKLLKPGFELSWTFGFKSQQASPIDALLGDLEYALQSYIDSFIHYLFKGPHIAAHASYYAPKSTYILCLQITGGFILARILPGIICLIGLVIYKWRRRHLCADDTIEEFLERQKDLMPIRYSYREIEKMSNGFKDKLGEGGYGSVFKGKLRSGYFVAIKLLGKAKGNGQDFINEVATIGRIHHVNVAKLTGFCVEGSKHALVYDFMPNGSLDRIIFTKENKVDLSWKKMFDIALGVARGLDYLHQGCDMQILHFDIKPHDILLYENFTPKVADFGLAKRFSVDDSIVSLTVARGTIGYIAPELVYKNLGGVSYKADVYSFGMLLMEIIGRRKNMNTSAEHESQKYFPSWIYDRYYHGEDVDLGDVTDDEKIMVKKMVIIASWCVQVKPNGRPSMSKVLEMFETDVELLQMPPKPFQLPFEVATATQSYASTKDQPHDSSTDETSDLLHSSNEISVSIL; encoded by the exons ATGCCAAAACCCAAACCACAGCTTCCAATCCATGGCCTCGTGGCCGCTATTGTTGTTTTACTTCAATTACCGGAACTTTGTGTGGCCAAAACCAGAAACAAATATTGCAACTCAACTGTTTGTGGAAATGTCACAATCAGCTACCCTTTTCGATTACCAACCCAACCTCCCAACTGCGGCGAACCTCGATTCGAACTCGACTGCGACAGCAACAACCGCACCGTTTTATCCTTAAACCATGGCAGATTCTACGTCCAAAATATCTGGTACGAATACTCTACTATCCGAGCTATTGACCCAAACCTCGCTGTGGATGATTGTTCCCTTCCTCGCGGCTCCTTATTGTTCTGGGATAAAGGGCCGTATTCTTCGGTTTTCCCATTGAGTCTCATGTATGTAGTGAACTGCACAAAGGCGATTAAATCATCTTTGTATATTGATGCCTCGCGTTGCCCCGTTAACTCTTCCGGTTCCGATCCGCCACCAGATTCATACGTTTATTTTCTGGGTGAACGAACTTCGCCTCGAGATTTCGATGAGTCTTGCAGAATCGAAGCTACGGTTCCTGTTATAGTTCAGGATATAAGTGGCTTCTCTACTTCGGACATCTACGAGAAGCTGTTAAAGCCGGGGTTCGAATTGTCTTGGACCTTCGGTTTCAAGTCGCAGCAGGCCAGTCCTATCGATGCCTT GTTAGGAGACTTGGAATATGCCTTGCAAAGTTACATTGACAGCTTCATCCATTACTTATTCAAAGGCCCCCATATTGCCGCCCATGCTTCATATTATGCACCTAAAA gTACTTATATTTTATGTCTTCAAATAACAG gaGGATTTATCTTAGCAAGGATTTTGCCCGGGATAATTTGCTTGATTGGACTTGTTATTTACAAATGGAGAAGAAGACATTTATGTGCAGATGATACGATCGAAGAGTTTCTTGAACGTCAAAAAGATTTGATGCCGATAAGGTATTCTTATCGCGAAATAGAGAAAATGAGTAATGGTTTTAAGGATAAATTAGGCGAAGGCGGTTATGGTTCGGTGTTTAAAGGAAAGCTTCGTAGTGGTTATTTTGTAGCAATAAAGTTATTGGGGAAGGCAAAAGGTAATGGCCAGGATTTCATCAATGAAGTTGCTACGATCGGGAGGATTCATCATGTTAATGTGGCGAAACTTACTGGATTTTGTGTTGAGGGATCAAAACATGCTCTCGTTTATGATTTTATGCCGAATGGATCTCTAGATCGGATTATATTCACAAAAGAAAATAAGGTTGACTTAAGTTGGAAAAAGATGTTTGATATTGCACTTGGGGTGGCTCGAGGGCTCGACTACTTACATCAAGGATGTGACATGCAGATTTTACATTTTGATATCAAGCCGCACGATATTTTACTATACGAGAACTTTACACCAAAAGTTGCAGATTTTGGTCTTGCTAAACGATTTTCAGTAGATGATAGCATCGTATCTCTAACAGTAGCACGAGGTACGATAGGTTACATTGCTCCTGAATTGGTCTACAAAAACCTCGGAGGCGTCTCATATAAAGCCGATGTTTACAGCTTCGGAATGTTATTAATGGAAATCATAGGAAGGAGGAAGAATATGAACACATCTGCCGAACACGAAAGCCAAAAATACTTCCCGTCATGGATTTACGATCGATACTATCATGGAGAAGATGTAGATTTGGGAGATGTTACGGATGACGAAAAGATTATGGTGAAGAAGATGGTGATAATAGCTTCTTGGTGTGTACAAGTAAAACCTAATGGTCGTCCTTCGATGAGCAAAGTCTTGGAAATGTTCGAAACGGATGTCGAGCTCCTCCAAATGCCTCCGAAACCTTTTCAACTTCCCTTTGAAGTAGCAACGGCTACTCAATCCTATGCTTCAACCAAAGATCAACCCCATGATAGTTCAACTGATGAGACATCTGATTTACTCCATTCTTCAAATGAAATTAGTGTAAGTATATTGTAA